A region of Paralichthys olivaceus isolate ysfri-2021 chromosome 24, ASM2471397v2, whole genome shotgun sequence DNA encodes the following proteins:
- the LOC109645906 gene encoding 2-oxoglutarate receptor 1-like, with protein sequence MWTRDNETQKVRTEDAVTISSAMESILYHGDDHNCTCVDRLMKRYFLPISYSLIFIVGLVGNVTSIGVYLTKLRPWKSSSIIMVNLALTDLLYVLSMPFLVYYYSNGDSWTLGDFMCRFVRFGFHFNLYGSILFLTCHAVFRYLVVTRPLMAARVQETFWGIVACLSVWIVTTVEITPMLSIIMLQEHDNKTYCLDFASFISASTDDKRWYSWLLTTLGFLLPLVVVFICYIGIVRKLAEGPGMSTSCRMRARRVTVLILVVFVMCFLPYHILRELRIETRGMQETPCMVERVVHAAYIISRPLAGLNTCFNLALYTLSGDKFKGAFLSVFHWKRWLTKAFVSKASADRVAE encoded by the exons ATGTGGACAAGAGACAATGAGACGCAGAAGGTTCGGACTGAGGACGCTGTGACTATCA gcTCCGCCATGGAGAGCATCCTCTACCATGGAGACGACCACAACTGCACGTGTGTGGACCGACTGATGAAACGTTATTTCCTGCCCATCTCCTACTCTCTCATCTTCATCGTGGGCCTGGTGGGAAACGTGACCTCCATCGGCGTCTACCTGACGAAGCTGCGACCCtggaagagcagcagcatcatcatggTCAACCTCGCGCTGACCGACCTCCTCTACGTCCTCAGCATGCCCTTCCTGGTCTACTACTACAGCAACGGGGACTCGTGGACGCTCGGCGACTTCATGTGTCGCTTTGTGCGTTTCGGGTTTCACTTCAACTTGTACGGAAGCATCCTCTTCCTCACGTGTCACGCAGTCTTCCGCTACTTGGTGGTGACGAGGCCTTTGATGGCCGCACGGGTGCAGGAGACGTTTTGGGGGATCGTTGCgtgtttgtctgtctggatCGTCACCACCGTTGAGATAACTCCCATGTTGTCGATAATAATGTTACAAGAACACGACAACAAGACGTACTGTTTGGACTTTGCGAGCTTCATCAGTGCTAGCACTGATGACAAGCGCTGGTATAGCTGGCTGCTCACTACACTCGGGTTTCTACTCCCCCTAGTGGTGGTGTTCATCTGTTACATCGGTATCGTGCGAAAGCTCGCAGAAGGGCCCGGCATGAGCACTTCCTGTCGGATGCGAGCGCGTCGCGTGACCGTACTGATCCTGGTGGTGTTCGTTATGTGTTTTCTGCCGTATCACATCTTGCGCGAGTTGCGAATAGAAACCCGAGGTATGCAAGAGACACCGTGCATGGTGGAGCGGGTCGTCCACGCCGCCTACATCATCTCCAGGCCTCTGGCTGGACTCAACACGTGTTTCAACCTGGCTCTGTACACTCTCTCAGGTGACAAGTTCAAGGGAGCTTTCCTCAGCGTGTTTCACTGGAAGCGTTGGCTGACCAAGGCCTTCGTCAGCAAAGCAAGCGCTGACAGAGTTGCTGAGTGA
- the LOC109644951 gene encoding heparan-sulfate 6-O-sulfotransferase 3-B-like gives MEEKFNRLIFIPIAAVLFLMIGYQYVCPADSNTCYFRSEDQGLVQRYSSGFELVYPEPDEDLPSKITARFNFTERDLDRHVDFNIRGDDVMVFLHIQKTGGTTFGRHLVKNIQLEQPCDCLPGQRKCTCHRPGRAESWLFSRFSTGWSCGLHADWTELTSCVPVVMNKRDKKSAQRRKRNFYYITMLRDPVSRYLSEWKHVQRGATWKTALHMCDGRPPTQEELPACYNGEDWTGVPLADFMNCPSNLANNRQVRMLADLSLVGCYNMSSMSELERGHVLLASAKANLRNMAFYGLTEFQRKTQYLFERTFGLRFIRAFTQLNSTRAASVGISEKVRWRIEGLNALDMELYEYAKELFLRRYQYNRQRQHQEERLRRRQERQHRQQLHRTYLAELWRLGGGGGGGGEEDEEQDVVKVLGNVATTEDYSSQVVQW, from the exons ATGGAGGAGAAGTTCAACCGACTCATCTTCATCCCCATCGCGGCGGTGCTCTTCCTCATGATCGGGTACCAGTACGTGTGCCCGGCGGACTCCAACACCTGCTACTTCAGGAGCGAGGACCAGGGGCTGGTCCAGCGCTACTCGTCCGGGTTCGAGTTAGTTTACCCGGAGCCGGACGAGGACCTGCCCTCTAAAATCACCGCCAGATTCAACTTCACGGAGCGGGACCTGGACCGACACGTCGACTTCAACATCCGAGGAGACGACGTGATGGTGTTCCTCCACATCCAGAAGACCGGCGGCACCACGTTTGGGCGGCACCTGGTGAAGAACATCCAGCTGGAGCAGCCCTGCGACTGCCTGCCCGGCCAGAGGAAGTGCACCTGTCACCGGCCGGGGAGGGCCGAGTCGTGGCTCTTCTCCCGGTTCTCCACCGGCTGGAGCTGCGGGCTGCACGCGGACTGGACCGAGCTGACGAGCTGCGTCCCGGTGGTGATGAACAAGAGGGACAAGAAGAGCgcccagaggaggaagag GAATTTCTACTACATCACCATGCTACGTGACCCCGTGTCCCGCTACCTCAGCGAGTGGAAGCACGTGCAGCGCGGGGCCACTTGGAAAACAGCTCTCCACATGTGCGACGGCCGCCCGCCCACTCAGGAGGAGCTCCCCGCCTGCTACAATGGTGAAGACTGGACCGGCGTGCCTCTGGCAGACTTCATGAACTGCCCGTCTAACCTCGCCAACAACCGCCAGGTCCGCATGCTGGCCGACCTCAGCCTGGTGGGCTGCTACAACATGTCCTCCATGAGCGAGCTGGAGCGAGGCCACGTGCTGCTCGCCAGCGCCAAGGCCAACCTGCGCAACATGGCTTTCTATGGCCTGACAGAGTTCCAGCGCAAGACACAGTACCTCTTCGAGCGGACGTTTGGCCTGCGCTTCATCCGGGCCTTCACGCAGCTCAACAGCACGCGTGCAGCCAGCGTGGGGATCAGTGAGAAGGTGCGGTGGCGCATCGAGGGGCTGAACGCCCTCGACATGGAGCTGTACGAGTACGCCAAGGAGCTGTTCCTGAGACGGTACCAGTACAACCGCCAGAGGCAGCACCAGGAGGAGCggctgaggaggaggcaggagaggcAGCACAGGCAGCAGCTGCACAGGACCTATCTGGCTGAGCTCTGGAgactgggaggaggaggaggaggaggaggggaggaagacgaggagcaGGACGTGGTGAAGGTGCTTGGGAACGTGGCCACCACAGAGGATTACAGCAGCCAGGTGGTGCAGTGGTGA